In Vespa velutina chromosome 1, iVesVel2.1, whole genome shotgun sequence, the following proteins share a genomic window:
- the LOC124957985 gene encoding nucleolar complex protein 3 homolog: MSKQKKPKISKIKRNNQTKTKLSKQGKLKTRRHRQSKKQIQRTLPKVDKVEEEESDNGEDLLHMVEEDDLSFLQNAISNKSYNLLKKIRLNEVVVNHKQGQKSKRKQEEDQLEESYEDHVSKLNERNGIKKMRMLLPIKTQQGVIEKRIIEEKEEEEDKEIENNEESMFEQNGEDEELDEHGEINSYLQNNLNKENGEAVSTVELIACREEILKSRRFKIGVLSSTLLENPELKSSNFKVLLDFMEESNPEIYITVKKLAMISLLEVFKDLLPSYQILQLKPEGVKLKKETLQLQNYEAVLLKSYKQYLQKLEKMSNILRKKAGDTRIVYEREILLGEMAVMCMCELLVNHPYFNFSFNIANFLIPLLNNKKASVRERIVKYISEVFKEDKRGELSLTIVRKINQFIKSKGHSVHAEVISVLLSLRIKDIDLDKEKEDETKQKKLISHKQRILSLSKRERKKNKKLEQVEKELLETKAEENKQAKQKIFTEITSVVFTIYFRILKQAPNNKILSVCLEGLAKFAHCINLDFYQDIVTVIDRLMEEGNLGLREQLHCIQCVFTILSGQGTSLNIDPYKFYVHLYKNLLNIHCGKTQTEIEIILRTLIQVLINRRKRISSKRLVAFVKRMITLTLQLQHNGALGLLSIIKQIMQLGRAVDVLLDTDYTSGDGFYQPEIEDPEYCNAHCSALWELVVLQRHYHIIVRKVAKNIAWNVPVNGEGSLSSDIAKLTPEQFYTEFDPTGVAFKPPVPAPKKIINKANSTDNYYKSNEFEEYINTIKNQELFTDGYVDFYKVLKKDLSCNI, encoded by the exons atgagT aagcaaaagaaaccaaagattagtaaaattaaaagaaacaatcagacaaaaacaaaactttCAAAACAAGGGAAATTAAAAACACGTAGACACAGGCAAtctaaaaaacaaattcaaaGAACTTTACCAAAAGTAGacaaagtagaagaagaagaaagtgatAATGGAGAAGATTTATTACATATGGTTGAAGAAgatgatttatcttttttacaaaatgctatttctaataaatcttataatttattgaaaaaaataagattgaaTGA ggTAGTTGTAAATCATAAACAAGGAcaaaaatctaaaagaaaacaGGAAGAAGATCAACTAGAGGAATCGTATGAAGATCATGTATCAAAgttgaatgaaagaaacggTATAAAAAAGATGCGTATGTTACTTCCTATAAAAACTCAACAAGGAgtgatagaaaagagaattatagaagaaaaagaagaagaagaagataaggaaattgaaaataatgaagaaagtaTGTTTGAACAAAATGGGGAAGATGAAGAATTAGATGAACATGgagaaattaattcatatttacaa AACAATTTAAATAAGGAAAATGGTGAAGCAGTATCTACTGTAGAACTTATAGCATGTCgtgaagaaatattaaaatcaaggCGCTTCAAAATTGGTGTATTGTCTAGTACACTTTTAGAGAATCCAGAACTTAAATCTAGTAATTTTAAAGTACTTTTGGATTTCATGGAAGAAAGTAATCCAGAAATCTATATTACAGTTAAAAAATTGGCAATGATATCACTTTTAGAAGTATTTAAAGATCTTTTGCCATCTTATCAAATTTTACAACTCAAACCAGAAGGCGTCAAAT tgAAAAAGGAGACATtacaattacaaaattatgaaGCTGTATTACTAAAAAGTTACAAACAGTACTTACAAAAACTTGAAAAGATGTCTAATATCTTGAGAAAAAAAGCAGGAGACACACGAATTgtttacgaaagagaaattttattggGAGAAATGGCTgtaatgtgtatgtgtgaattATTAGTTAACCATccttatttcaatttttcctttaatatagCAAACTTTCTCATAccattattaaataacaaaaaggctagtgtaagagaaagaatagtaaaatatatttctgaaGTATTTAAGGAAGATAAGCGTGGAGAATTATCACTTACG ATAGtacgtaaaataaatcaatttataaaatctaaagGTCATAGTGTACATGCTGAAGTTATATCTGTGCTTTTATCTCTTCgtataaaagatattgatcttgataaagagaaagaagatgaaactAAACAAAAGAAACTAATTTCTCACAAACAAAGAATTCTTTCATTAAGcaaacgagaaaggaaaaagaacaaaaaattagaacaagtagaaaaagaactaCTAGAAACCAAAGcagaagaaaacaaacaagcaaAACAGAAAATTTTTACAGAAATAACAAGTGTAGTGTTCACAATTTATTTCAGAATTTTGAAGCAAGCtccaaataataaaattttatctgtATGCTTAGAAGGATTGGCAAA aTTTGCACATTGTATCAATTTAGACTTTTATCAAGATATAGTAACAGTTATAGATAGATTAATGGAGGAAGGTAATTTAGGATTGAGAGAACAACTGCATTGTATTCAATGcgtatttacaatattatcaGGTCAAGGTACATCATTGAATATTGACCCTTACAA attttatgtacatttatataaaaatcttttaaatattcattgtgGTAAAACACAAactgaaatagaaattattttgagaacTTTAATACAAGTACTtattaatagaagaaaaagaatttcttctaAACGTTTAGTAGcttttgtaaaaagaatgaTTACTTTAACTTTACAATTACAACATAATGGGGCGCTTGGTTTACTAAGTATTATCAAGCAAATAATGCAACTTGGTAGAGCAGTAGATGTTTTATTAGATACAGATTATACCAGTGGAGATGGATTTTATCAACCTGAAATTGAAGATCCAGAATATTGTAATGCACATTGTTCTGCATTATGGGAGCTTGTTGTCCTTCAG cgtcattatcatattatagTGCGGAAAGTAGCAAAAAATATAGCATGGAATGTACCTGTAAATGGTGAAGGTAGTTTAAGTTCAGATATTGCTAAAct AACACCAGAACAGTTTTATACAGAATTTGATCCAACTGGTGTTGCATTTAAACCTCCTGTGCCTGCAcctaagaaaataattaataaagcaaATTCGAcagataattactataaaagTAATGAATTTGAAGAATACATTAACACTATCAAGAATCAAGAATTATTTACAGATGGATATGtagatttttataaagtattaaaaaaagatttgtcatgtaacatataa
- the LOC124957979 gene encoding NAD-dependent protein deacetylase sirtuin-1, which translates to MASGSEVPEYSSPAKRRKVDGYDYTSINSIEPDFRDCEIVRDRANEDFEETSGTDSAYAELSDESKSASTSSDATNLTSSSRIDSTSDDTGCPIDTADEKDEVSSTVSNLSDLSGLSELSGNGEVGNQWQNACSWVEKQMLIGTDPRDLLHHLLMDSTQIPEQVDDLTLWKIILNMMCEPPRRQKLRHINTLSDVVRLIRNSKKIIVLTGAGVSVSCGIPDFRSRDGIYSRLAQDFPDLPDPQAMFDINYFGQDPRPFYKFAREIYPGQFKPSPCHRFIKILDKQKKLLRNYSQNIDTLEQVAGIENVIECHGSFATASCTRCKYQVKADDIREDIFAQRIPLCPKCRVNALPSIAETNSNENYRDLVSQGIMKPDIVFFGEGLPDAFHDAMAKDKDDCDLLIVIGSSLKVQPVALIPSSIPSHVPQILINRESLPHLKFDVELLGDGDIIINQLCHLMGDNYKEVCWREKVLKEASQLLPSRCVPDDTWEQSQDIADHTILPQSSTDDILTSHNISLESPNNLIINPNPIAQYVQNTTDVCVSSTFQITRTENVEETYSLDESPKRRLDISSNENSPKRMNLGCHSVINYVTCKDATETSDQTIHSVESKNHIISVESTSEHNGQIYNLEECQVAPRLIEFPSINTLTNITSETNRFDGSREEITKSDEESTLMNHVGYEKTVFKPRQTSIDSAMDSGIGDSCNSVDSSEEKGEIGETKSNELERYCWPPKIRESLATRLPDNSYYQLTPGRYIFPGAEVYSDPEDYDRYSLSANSESFDSDSESSSGDEEEEEEEEEEEEEEEEEEGEGEREQEEIHDTCSTDNPTQKVNNEAEDNNVNWASNSYSGIQN; encoded by the exons ATGGCGTCGGGCTCGGAGGTGCCAGAATATTCGTCCCCAGCAAAACGGCGAAAGGTCGACGGTTACGACTATACGTCTATCAACAGTATTGAACCAGATTTCAGAGATTGCGAGATCGTACGCGACAGAGCGAATGAAGATTTTGAAG aaacatcGGGTACAGACAGCGCATATGCTGAATTAAGCGATGAATCCAAGTCTGCTTCCACTTCTTCAGATGCTACAAATTTGACATCTTCATCTAGAATTGATTCGACCAGTGACGATACTGGATGTCC GATTGACACTGCAGATGAAAAAGACGAAGTGTCATCGACAGTATCCAATTTGTCAGATTTATCAGGTTTGTCTGAACTTTCTGGTAACGGAGAAGTTGGTAATCAGTGGCAAAACGCCTGTTCGTGGGTGGAAAAGCAAATGTTAATAGGTACAGATCCACGAGATCTTTTACATCACCTACTCATGGATTCCACACAGATTCCAGAGCAGGTTGATGACCTGACGCTGTGGAAG ataatattaaatatgatgtGTGAACCACCACGAAGGCAAAAGTTGAGGCATATAAATACGTTGTCCGACGTTGTTAGATTAATTCGCAATAGTAAAAAAATCATAGTTCTGACGGGCGCTGGTGTGAGTGTAAGTTGCGGTATACCTGACTTTAGAAGTAGAGATGGTATATATTCAAGACTCGCTCAAGATTTTCCAGATTTACCCGATCCACAG GCTATGTttgatatcaattattttggTCAAGATCCTAGGCCATTTTACAAATTTGCACGTGAAATATATCCAGGACAGTTTAAACCTAGCCCCTGTCATaggtttataaaaatattggacAAACAGAAGAAACTTTTACGAAATTATTCACAAAATATCGATACTTTGGAACAAGTAGCTGGCATTGAAAACGTGATAGAGTGCCACG gCTCGTTTGCTACTGCTTCCTGTACAAGGTGTAAATATCAAGTTAAAGCGGACGACATCAGAGAAGATATCTTTGCCCAAAGAATACCTTTGTGTCCAAAATGCAGAGTGAACGCCCTACCTTCAATAGCCGAGACCAACtccaatgaaaattatagaG aTCTCGTGTCTCAAGGTATTATGAAACCTGACATAGTCTTCTTTGGCGAAGGTCTTCCGGATGCATTTCATGATGCCATGGCAAAAGATAAGGACGATTGTGATCTTTTAATTGTCATTGGATCATCTCTAAAGGTTCAGCCGGTAGCATTAATACCATCATCTATTCCATCTCACGTCCCGCAAATTCTCATCAATCGCGAATCCCTGCCGCATCTCAAATTTGACGTTGAGCTATTGGGAGAtggagatattattataaatcagcTTTGTCATTT aatGGGTGATAATTACAAAGAAGTATGTTGGCGTGAAAAAGTCCTAAAAGAAGCATCTCAACTATTACCATCGCGTTGTGTACCGGACGATACGTGGGAACAAAGTCAAGATATTGCCGATCACACAATATTACCACAAAGTAGTACAGACGATATTTTAACATcacataatatttctttagagagtccaaacaatttaataatcaatcCAAATCCGATAGCTCAATACGTCCAAAATACAACAGATGTATGTGTTTCTTCGACTTTCCAAATTACTCGTACAGAAAATGTAGAAGAAACTTATAGCTTAGATGAAAGTCCAAAGCGAAGGTTAGATATTTCCAGTAATGAAAATAGTCCTAAAAGAATGAATCTTGGGTGCCATTCCGTTATAAATTACGTTACGTGTAAGGATGCAACAGAAACTAGTGATCAAACGATACATTCTGTAGAATCTAAGAATCATATTATATCTGTGGAATCAACGTCTGAACATAATGgccaaatttataatttagaaGAATGCCAAGTGGCTCCAAGATTAATCGAATTTCCTTCAATCAATACGTTAACGAACATTACTTCAGAAACAAATCGATTTGACGGCAGTAGggaagaaataacaaaatctGATGAAGAATCAACATTAATGAATCATGTTGGATACGAGAAAACTGTTTTTAAGCCACGTCAAACGTCTATTGATTCGGCTATGGATTCTGGTATAGGCGATAGTTGTAATAGCGTTGATAGTTCAGAAGAAAAAGGTGAAATTGGAGAAACGAAATCCAATGAATTAGAGAGATATTGCTGGCCTCCTAAAATCAGAGAAAGTCTTGCTACTAGATTAccag ataattcatattatcaattaacacctggaagatatatttttcctgGAGCAGAAGTATATTCTGATCCCGAAGATTATGATAGATATTCTTTGTCAGCAAATTCCGAAAGTTTTGACAGCGATAGTGAGTCTTCATCGGgtgacgaggaggaggaggaggaagaagaggaggaagaagaagaggaggaagaagaagaaggtgagggagaaagggagcaGGAAGAGATACATGACACtt GTTCCACTGATAATCCAACACAGAAAGTTAACAATGAAGCCGAAGACAACAATGTAAACTGGGCAAGTAATTCGTATAGTGGTATACAAAATTGA